A single window of Onychomys torridus chromosome 8, mOncTor1.1, whole genome shotgun sequence DNA harbors:
- the LOC118590413 gene encoding keratin-associated protein 9-3-like, whose translation MACCATSFCGFPTCSTGGTCGSSCCQPSCCQPSCCQPSCSQSSCCQPTCCQPSCCQPSCCGTGSGQEGGSGGVSCRVRWCRPDCRVEGTCLPPCCVVSCTPPTCCQLHHAQASCCRPSYCGQSCCRPACCCYCCPPSC comes from the coding sequence ATGGCCTGCTGCGCTACTAGCTTCTGTGGCTTTCCCACATGCTCCACTGGTGGCACCTGTGGCTCCAGCTGCTGtcagcccagctgctgccagcccagctgctgccagcccagctgctccCAGTCCAGCTGTTGCCAGCCCACATGCTGtcagcccagctgctgccagcccagctgctgtggAACTGGCAGTGGCCAGGAGGGTGGCAGTGGAGGCGTGAGCTGCCGCGTTAGATGGTGCCGCCCAGACTGCCGCGTGGAGGGCACCTGCCTGCCCCCCTGCTGCGTGGTGAGCTGCACACCCCCAACCTGCTGCCAGCTGCACCATGCCCAGGCCTCCTGCTGCCGCCCCTCCTACTGTGGACAGTCCTGCTGCCGTCCagcctgctgctgctactgctgcccGCCCAGCTGCTAA
- the LOC118590414 gene encoding keratin-associated protein 2-1, with protein MTGSCCGSFSSQSCGGCCQPCCCRDPCCCRPVSCQTTVCRPVTCVPHCTRPICEPCRRPICCDPCSLQQGCCRPITCCPTSCTAVVCRPCCWASTCCQPISVQAPCCRPPCCQPAPCRTTCRTSPCNTCC; from the coding sequence ATGACCGGCTCCTGCTGTGGATCCTTCTCCTCCCAGAGCTGTGGAggctgctgccagccctgctgctgcAGAGACCCCTGCTGCTGCCGCCCAGTGTCCTGCCAGACCACAGTGTGCCGCCCTGTGACCTGTGTGCCCCACTGCACCAGGCCCATCTGTGAGCCCTGCCGCCGCCCCATCTGCTGTGAcccctgcagcctgcagcagggCTGCTGTCGCCCCATCACCTGCTGCCCCACCTCTTGCACAGCTGTGGTCTGCAGACCCTGCTGCTGGGCCTCCACCTGCTGCCAGCCCATCTCTGTGCAGGCTCCCTGCTGCAGACCCCCCTGCTGCCAGCCTGCCCCCTGCCGCACCACCTGCAGGACCTCCCCCTGCAACACCTGCTGCTGA